Proteins encoded together in one bacterium window:
- a CDS encoding sugar nucleotide-binding protein yields MRLLILGSTGMLGQALMREAQHRDIEVIGMADTGNADVLFDICDDAKLTQLIYDYRPDTVINTVAIVNLGLCEQDPGLAYRVNTRPSGILASLCRQSSSRLIQISTDHYYTGGVDGKHNESAPIHLLNEYARTKYLAECLALTYENSLVVRTNIVGFRQHPDNPTFVEWALKIIKNDERCILFDDFNTSSIDVTQFSHSLFDLLNKNISGVINLASRDVSSKKDFILGLAQGLGKNLTNARIDKVTNNSYQGVVRAESLGLDVSLAEKILGYQLPTKDAVLKNLVAQAQGKINEL; encoded by the coding sequence ATGCGATTATTAATTTTAGGTTCAACTGGTATGTTGGGACAAGCGCTTATGCGCGAAGCACAGCATCGTGATATTGAAGTGATTGGGATGGCCGATACAGGGAATGCGGATGTTCTTTTTGATATTTGCGATGATGCCAAACTTACTCAATTGATTTATGATTATCGACCGGATACGGTTATTAATACGGTTGCCATCGTAAATTTGGGCTTGTGTGAGCAGGATCCTGGCCTTGCGTATCGCGTTAATACGCGACCCTCAGGAATTTTGGCATCTCTATGTCGTCAAAGTAGTAGCCGACTGATTCAGATTTCTACCGATCATTATTATACCGGAGGTGTTGATGGTAAGCACAATGAAAGTGCGCCCATACACCTTCTTAATGAATATGCTCGAACAAAATATTTAGCGGAATGTCTTGCGTTGACGTATGAAAATTCTTTGGTAGTACGTACCAATATTGTTGGTTTTCGGCAGCACCCCGATAATCCTACTTTTGTTGAATGGGCTCTTAAGATTATAAAAAATGATGAACGGTGTATTCTTTTTGATGACTTTAATACATCAAGTATTGATGTTACTCAGTTTTCACACTCATTATTTGATCTTTTAAATAAAAATATTTCTGGCGTTATTAATCTTGCCAGTAGAGATGTTTCGAGCAAAAAGGATTTTATTTTGGGGTTGGCTCAAGGTTTAGGTAAGAATCTTACCAATGCACGTATTGATAAAGTGACGAATAATTCTTATCAAGGGGTTGTTCGCGCTGAAAGCCTTGGGTTGGATGTTAGTTTGGCTGAAAAAATTCTTGGATATCAGTTGCCAACCAAAGATGCGGTACTTAAAAATTTAGTTGCGCAAGCTCAAGGAAAAATTAATGAATTATGA